Genomic window (Campylobacter ureolyticus ACS-301-V-Sch3b):
CCCACATGCTATAGCAACAACTCCAAATGCTGAATACATCGCAGTTATATGAGCTGTAAGACTAGCGAAAAAATAGTGAGAAAAAACATAGATAAGAAGCAAAACAGCAGTTGCTGTAATCCACGAAATTCCACTAAATGAAGTAGACACTGAGTTCGCAAACCAACCGATAAATCCAAGAGTGTTTAATCCACCAGCTAGTGAAATAAGCCCACCCATCCAAATCAATGTATTCCACGCAGCTTTTTCTGATAAAATTTCATCCCACGATAAAACACCACTTAAAAGCAAAGCAACAACCGCAAGCATTGCAACCGTTGTCGCTCCAATACCGGTAAATCCACCCGTTGCCCATAAAATTAAAGCCACAATAAACACACAAAGCATAGCTTTTTCTTCAAATTTCATTTTACCCAAATTTAAAAGCTCTTTTTTGGCAATTTCTTTTGCTTGTGGATATTTTTTAATCTCTGGTGGATAAATGATATATAAAACCAAAGGAATTACCGCAAGTGAACAAAGCGCGGGAACGATTGACCCCATTATCCAAAGACCCCATGAAATTTGTACTCCAAAACTAGATAAAGCCAAAGTTGCAATTAGCGGGTTTCCAGCCATTGATGTTAGAAACATACCATTTGTTATAGCATTGCCTTGCCACAAAGTTTGCATAAAATACGCCCCTGCTTTTCTCCTACTATCGTCAGGTTCTGAGTTTAAGGCACTTGAAATACTTTTTACTATTGGAAAAAGAACGCCACCAGCCCTAGCACCGCTACTTGGCATAGCAGGTGAAATTATCGCATCACTTATAACTATAGAATATCCAAGCCTTAAAGTGCTGTCGCCTAAAATAGAAATAATTTTATATGCTATTCTTCTACCGAGTCCCGTTTTTATGAAACCCCTTGCAATCATAAAGGCACTTACTATCAACCAAATAGTTCCACTTCCAAAGCCAGTCAGTGCTTCTTTTACAGAGAGTGTATTTGTAAGCATGGCAGCCGCAACGCCAATAAATGCAACTGCACCGATGGGAAGGGGCTGTAAAATAAGCCCCAAAATAGTAGCAACTACAATAGCAAAAAGTTGCCATGCTTCCTTGCTAAGTGCATCACTATGTGGAATAAACCAAATTACAAGCCCAACAACAAAGAGGGTAATAAGTTTTTTATAATTTACCAAAATTTCCTCCTTTTGCTAAATTTAAACAGTTTATTTAAAAAAGCTTTTACTATCATCTAAAACTCTATCTACAAACTCAACACTTAGCCCCGTATAGAGTTCAGGTTTCATAATGTCTCTAAGCTCTTTTCTAGTAAAATTTTCTTTAACAGCCTCTTTTTCAAGCAAAGTATCAATGACCTCTGTCTTATCCTTGAAGGCTTTCATGCAAGCCTCATAAACGATTTCGTGTGCGTGCATTCTGCCGATTTTCTCACCTAAATGAAGCATAACCGCCTCACTTAACATCGCACCTTTAAGTTTGTTTAAATTTTCTTTCATATTTTCAGGATAGACAATTAAGTTTTCAAGCACATCATTTTGCTTTTCAAGTGCGGCTGCAAGGTGAATTGATGCCTTTGGAATGGCGTCCCATTCGTTTAACTCACAACCCCAATCTCTTTCATTTTCGCACCACATCGCCTCTACCATTAAAGGTGCTTGATAGCGAACAATCCTTGCAAGAGCGATGATATTTTCGCAAACTTGTGGATTTCTTTTATGAGGCATTGTTGAGCTTCCAACTTTTCCCATAAAAAATGGCTCTTCAACTTCACAAATTTCAGTTCTTTGAAGACTTAAAATCTCTTTTGAAATTCGTCCGATTGTCCCTGCAATTAGTGCTAAAACACTAACATATTCAGCCATATTATCTCTGCTTGGATGCCACGAAATAACAGGCACATTAAGACCAAGATCTTCCATCATAAGCCTTTGCATTTCTAAGCCTTTGCCCTCTTGGCTAG
Coding sequences:
- the purB gene encoding adenylosuccinate lyase — its product is MSNSSMIDSKVFGVLFSSEAMKKVFSDENRVQKWLDTEAALARAQAKLGIIKPRRAEQITKFADAKLLNIDAIGENYKSSITIVPLLKEFKKVFDDDSGEFVHWGATSQDIMDNGLVLQIKEAIEILEKLLTKTYKDALNLAKKYKNTVMAGRTHVIHALPITFGFKVAMWAQEIRRNLDRLKEAKPRVLTGQLSGAVGTMASQEGKGLEMQRLMMEDLGLNVPVISWHPSRDNMAEYVSVLALIAGTIGRISKEILSLQRTEICEVEEPFFMGKVGSSTMPHKRNPQVCENIIALARIVRYQAPLMVEAMWCENERDWGCELNEWDAIPKASIHLAAALEKQNDVLENLIVYPENMKENLNKLKGAMLSEAVMLHLGEKIGRMHAHEIVYEACMKAFKDKTEVIDTLLEKEAVKENFTRKELRDIMKPELYTGLSVEFVDRVLDDSKSFFK
- a CDS encoding anion permease codes for the protein MVNYKKLITLFVVGLVIWFIPHSDALSKEAWQLFAIVVATILGLILQPLPIGAVAFIGVAAAMLTNTLSVKEALTGFGSGTIWLIVSAFMIARGFIKTGLGRRIAYKIISILGDSTLRLGYSIVISDAIISPAMPSSGARAGGVLFPIVKSISSALNSEPDDSRRKAGAYFMQTLWQGNAITNGMFLTSMAGNPLIATLALSSFGVQISWGLWIMGSIVPALCSLAVIPLVLYIIYPPEIKKYPQAKEIAKKELLNLGKMKFEEKAMLCVFIVALILWATGGFTGIGATTVAMLAVVALLLSGVLSWDEILSEKAAWNTLIWMGGLISLAGGLNTLGFIGWFANSVSTSFSGISWITATAVLLLIYVFSHYFFASLTAHITAMYSAFGVVAIACGAPSMLITLVFAYASNLMMPITHYGGAPAPIIFGSGYVTQKEWWKLGFIITVINLLIWSIIGSIWWKVLGLW